In the genome of Poecilia reticulata strain Guanapo linkage group LG16, Guppy_female_1.0+MT, whole genome shotgun sequence, one region contains:
- the LOC103477749 gene encoding large proline-rich protein BAG6-like → MPGQAGGLPPDFMRNLMQQISQYAAAVATSAATAAATGQPVPPQHTPPSSTPTSSATTTGPNTPTTTPTAPPPPSQAGPQQPQARVVFSRPPFAAGMPPPAFGTRGTTINVRAAMPGQQPGQVGASC, encoded by the exons ATGCCTGGACAAGCAG GGGGCCTCCCGCCAGACTTCATGCGGAACCTCATGCAGCAGATCAGCCAGTACGCAGCTGCTGTGGCGACCAGCGCTGCGACCGCTGCAGCCACCGGCCAGCCCGTCCCTCCGCAGCACACGCCCCCTAGCTCCACCCCCACCTCCTCAGCCACCACCACTGGGCCCAACACGCCCACCACCACCCCCACTGCCCCCCCTCCGCCCTCCCAGGCCGGACCCCAACAGCCCCAGGCCAGGGTGGTGTTCTCTCGGCCCCCCTTCGCCGCCGGCATGCCCCCGCCGGCCTTCGGGACCCGGGGAACCACCATCAACGTGAGGGCGGCCATGCCGGGCCAGCAGCCGGGACAGGTGGGAGCTTCctgctga